Proteins from a genomic interval of Fodinicurvata sp. EGI_FJ10296:
- a CDS encoding DUF1153 domain-containing protein yields MSSPRGERRPPDQAPIEQPITLEDLPPPDTKRWVSRRKAKVVAAVRQGLLTLEDACRRYNLSMEEFLSWQRLIDRHGVPGLRATRLQDYRAPAEDELGLEDGLMPNDVLTPVSED; encoded by the coding sequence ATGTCATCGCCCCGAGGCGAGCGGCGGCCGCCGGATCAGGCCCCGATCGAACAGCCGATTACGCTGGAGGACCTGCCTCCGCCCGACACCAAGCGCTGGGTCAGCCGTCGCAAGGCCAAGGTCGTTGCCGCCGTCCGCCAGGGTCTGTTGACCCTGGAGGACGCCTGCCGGCGCTATAATCTGTCGATGGAAGAATTTCTTTCCTGGCAGCGGCTGATCGATCGCCACGGCGTGCCCGGCTTGCGGGCGACGCGGCTGCAGGATTACCGCGCGCCGGCCGAAGACGAACTCGGCCTGGAGGACGGCCTGATGCCCAACGATGTCCTGACGCCCGTCAGCGAGGACTGA
- a CDS encoding flagellin — MSNSILTNVGAQAALQNLRSVGNNLGQVQERISTGLKVGNAKDNASAYSVAQTMRADVASFKSIGEGLSVSQSTVSVARSSSEQVSDVVKEIRTLITDAENPAVSNEKVQADIDQRVSQIESIVGGAQFNGVNLLNGGGTEQLLSSVDRAGNDVSASYIDATRADLRTNGGLGMLDNLRVADSRGAELVDRAPSSEAQDERVVFDLGGLDGSTTGEINAEIDGTTVTYTVAAGDTADDVLQGMASAIAGEVDTATVQSGRIIAEHSSAINVSELTTPSAFTGATSFEHQNLALGADESGALLKTGEQPEDGSVIRFSANGEDYKITVDGGGTNSDFQQDSGVFEAVAEDMTGIVDAINTVTGLSGTAADADNSGMLRIVADADTSLGGVNLTSGTGEDFQTLLGKVESALQVSTNAAAEFGSVQQRLDLQEDFVSNLTDALNEGIGSLVDADMAEESARLQALQVQQQLSSQALSIANSQPQSILSLFG; from the coding sequence ATGAGCAACTCCATCCTTACCAATGTCGGCGCCCAGGCTGCTCTCCAGAACCTGCGCTCGGTCGGCAACAATCTCGGTCAGGTGCAGGAACGCATCTCCACCGGTCTCAAGGTCGGCAACGCCAAGGACAACGCTTCGGCCTATTCGGTCGCCCAGACCATGCGTGCCGACGTCGCCAGTTTCAAATCGATCGGCGAAGGGCTGTCCGTGTCGCAAAGCACGGTATCGGTTGCCCGGTCGTCGTCGGAACAGGTTTCGGATGTCGTCAAGGAGATCCGCACGCTGATCACCGATGCCGAGAACCCGGCGGTCAGCAACGAAAAGGTTCAAGCCGATATTGATCAGCGCGTCAGCCAGATCGAAAGCATTGTCGGCGGCGCGCAGTTCAACGGCGTGAACCTGCTGAATGGCGGTGGTACGGAACAGCTTCTGTCGTCCGTCGACCGGGCTGGCAACGACGTTTCCGCCAGCTACATCGACGCGACCCGCGCCGACCTTCGGACCAATGGCGGCCTTGGCATGCTGGACAATCTGCGTGTGGCCGACAGCCGTGGCGCCGAGCTCGTCGACCGCGCCCCGTCGAGCGAAGCGCAGGACGAGCGGGTTGTCTTCGATCTCGGCGGGCTCGACGGTTCCACAACGGGTGAAATCAATGCAGAAATCGATGGTACCACTGTCACATATACCGTCGCCGCCGGGGATACGGCCGATGATGTCCTACAAGGTATGGCATCTGCTATAGCCGGCGAGGTCGACACGGCGACGGTGCAGAGCGGCCGGATCATCGCCGAGCACTCTAGCGCCATCAACGTCTCGGAACTGACCACCCCGTCGGCCTTCACGGGCGCAACCAGCTTCGAGCACCAGAATCTGGCGCTGGGCGCGGACGAATCCGGCGCGCTGCTGAAAACGGGCGAACAGCCGGAAGATGGCTCGGTCATTCGGTTTTCCGCCAACGGGGAAGATTACAAGATTACGGTGGACGGAGGCGGAACGAATTCGGATTTCCAACAGGATTCCGGCGTGTTCGAAGCCGTTGCCGAGGATATGACTGGGATTGTCGATGCCATAAACACCGTCACCGGACTGTCGGGAACCGCGGCCGACGCCGACAATAGCGGCATGCTGCGAATCGTCGCCGACGCGGACACCAGCCTTGGTGGTGTCAATTTGACAAGCGGCACCGGCGAAGATTTCCAGACTCTGCTCGGCAAGGTCGAATCGGCTCTCCAGGTTTCGACGAATGCGGCGGCCGAGTTCGGCTCCGTCCAGCAGCGCCTCGACCTGCAGGAGGACTTCGTCAGCAACCTGACCGACGCCCTTAATGAAGGTATCGGATCGCTGGTCGATGCCGATATGGCGGAAGAATCCGCCCGACTGCAGGCGCTGCAGGTTCAGCAGCAGTTGTCGTCTCAGGCGCTGTCGATTGCCAACAGCCAGCCGCAGAGCATTCTGTCCCTCTTCGGTTAA